The following proteins are co-located in the Vigna angularis cultivar LongXiaoDou No.4 chromosome 2, ASM1680809v1, whole genome shotgun sequence genome:
- the LOC108329785 gene encoding rop guanine nucleotide exchange factor 5, protein MDVFPSKNETSQNKTDGVSSCLTDSTADSRETSFCASTSSVTVEEAKAKGSSSPAPLGWPILKATLSKRSNSHEKENEHKSHLEDTKLTRIGLKLSEVDMMKERFAKLLLGEDMSGSGKGVCTALAISNAITNLCATVFGQLWRLEPLPSEKKEMWQREVEWLVSVSDYIVELMPSWQTFPDGSKLEVMTCRPRTDIFINLPALRKLDNMLLEILDSFTSTEFWYVDQGIVAAEADCSASFRKTIQRQEEKWWLPVPRVPPAGLSEDSRKQLNHSRECANQILKAAMAINNIALADMEVPESYLEVLPKNGRTCLGDFIYRYITSEQFSQEYLLDCLDISSEHVALEIANRVEAAIYVWRRRVHSRFLPSPKPNRSTPKSSWEIVKDFMVDGDKRELLADRAESILVSLKQRFPGLSQTTLDTSKIQCNKDVGKSVLESYSRVLESMAFNIVARIDDLLYVDDLTKQSERFALVPTTITTTTVKVVSQQKKVTRPHSVSVSGTVTPNKAAFGRPSFSPASVPLISPARGERTHFLHNNNSIKPHRRGFAVRRVLSNYLGVETKTTKICSNSTEVKCSNPSSKKTEQQREKKPCTLKNKTK, encoded by the exons ATGGATGTTTTTCCCAGCAAGAACGAAACTTCTCAAAACAAAACAGATGGGGTTTCCTCTTGTCTCACCGATTCCACTGCAGACTCCAGGGAAACCAGTTTCTGTGCATCCACTTCTTCAGTTACCGTTGAAGAAGCAAAGGCAAAAGGCTCTTCTTCACCCGCTCCTCTTGGTTGGCCCATTCTCAAGGCTACACTCTCCAAGCGCTCTAATtcacatgaaaaagaaaacgaaCATAAATCTCACTTGGAAGACACTAAGCTTACTCGTATTGGTTTGAAGCTGTCag AAGTTGACATGATGAAGGAGAGGTTTGCAAAATTGTTGCTTGGTGAAGATATGTCAGGTTCTGGTAAAGGGGTTTGCACTGCTTTGGCCATCTCTAATGCCATTACTAATCTGTGTG CAACTGTATTTGGGCAATTATGGAGACTAGAACCTTTACCTTCtgagaagaaagaaatgtgGCAGAGAGAGGTGGAGTGGCTTGTTAGTGTTAGTGATTACATTGTTGAGTTGATGCCTTCTTGGCAAACATTTCCTGATGGGAGTAAACTCGAG GTAATGACTTGCAGGCCTAGGACAgatattttcataaaccttCCAGCTCTTCGCAAACTTGACAACATGCTTCTC GAAATTTTAGATAGTTTCACTTCTACAGAGTTCTGGTATGTAGACCAAGGCATTGTAGCCGCAGAAGCAGATTGTTCAGCCTCTTTTCGCAAAACAATTCAGCGGCAAGAAGAAAAGTGGTGGCTTCCCGTACCTCGTGTCCCCCCTGCAGGACTCAGTGAAGACTCAAGAAAACAGTTGAATCACTCTCGAGAATGTGCAAACCAAATACTAAAAGCAGCCATGGCTATCAACAACATTGCTTTGGCTGACATGGAAGTTCCTGAGTCATATTTGGAAGTTCTTCCTAAG AATGGAAGAACTTGCTTGGGGGATTTTATTTACCGTTACATAACATCAGAgcaattctcccaagagtaccTTCTTGATTGCTTAGACATATCCTCTGAACATGTTGCATTAGAGATTGCAAACCGTGTGGAAGCAGCAATTTATGTATGGCGCCGAAGAGTTCACTCTCGGTTCTTACCATCCCCAAAGCCCAACCGTTCTACCCCAAAATCATCATGGGAAATAGTCAAGGACTTCATGGTTGATGGAGATAAGAGAGAATTGCTAGCAGATAGAGCTGAAAGCATTCTAGTTTCCCTGAAGCAGCGGTTCCCAGGCTTAAGCCAAACCACCCTTGATACCAGCAAGATCCAGTGCAATAAG GATGTGGGGAAATCCGTGCTAGAGAGCTACTCAAGAGTTTTGGAGAGCATGGCATTTAACATTGTAGCTCGCATTGATGATTTGCTATATGTGGATGACTTGACCAAACAGTCAGAGAGGTTTGCATTAGTTCCTACTACTATTACTACCACTACAGTTAAGGTGGTTTCTCAGCAAAAGAAGGTTACGCGTCCACATTCGGTGTCTGTCTCAGGCACTGTTACTCCAAACAAAGCAGCATTTGGCAGACCAAGCTTTTCACCAGCTTCCGTGCCACTCATTAGTCCTGCAAGAGGGGAGAGAACTCATTTCCTCCATAACAACAATAGCATCAAACCTCATCGTCGTGGCTTTGCGGTGAGGAGAGTGCTGTCAAATTATCTTGGAGTAGAGACAAAGACCACTAAGATATGCAGCAACTCAACTGAGGTGAAATGTTCGAACCCAAGTAGCAAGAAAACTGAACAACAACGTGAGAAGAAACCATgcacactcaaaaacaaaaccaaatga
- the LOC108328318 gene encoding uncharacterized protein LOC108328318: MENNKKKVAAGSSSSSLTNFDHLFGPKDPSTTSSSSTSIFGSIFPPPSTVGGRDSTKQEMGCKNYGAPGNYGYKGENSGVSNKNASTNYQNEPVEPSSYYSSSIFYGGQENYSPRTRTTESHHIFKKDKEDDHDPNGNDSNSASRGNWWQGSLYY; the protein is encoded by the exons ATGGAGAACAACAAAAAGAAAGTGGCAGCAGGTTCTTCCTCATCATCACTCACCAACTTTGATCATCTTTTTGGTCCCAAGGACCCCTCCAccacttcatcttcatccaccaGCATCTTTGGCTCCATTTTCCCACCTCCTTCCACT GTTGGAGGGAGAGATTCAACAAAACAAGAGATGGGATGCAAAAATTATGGAGCACCAG GCAATTACGGTTACAAAGGTGAAAACAGCGGTGTCTCCAACAAGAATGCCAGTACCAATTATCAGAATGAGCCAGTGGAGCCCAGTAGTTACTACAGTTCATCAATCTTTTATGGTGGTCAAGAAAATTATTCCCCAAGAACCAGGACCACTGAATCCCACCACATT TTTAAGAAAGACAAGGAAGACGATCATGACCCAAATGGTAACGATTCGAATAGTGCTTCAAGAGGGAACTGGTGGCAAG GTTCTCTTTATTATTAA
- the LOC108327597 gene encoding uncharacterized protein LOC108327597 isoform X4 — translation MSSSFTSLHITALDAIVNVNSLFTLAVFVGLTWNPNDPENNLNSDPACAPTAAIAENLIAFHVYSFSSFLFSSLVALALKQAIRLSRTTSFHYPAAVEHLVAHVNRSSLRVGMLVSAVGSVFGCSFLMLALVNVAQIKLGTLACGSSHTYAAVVPLLILVPIALLIYASLVLYAFTR, via the coding sequence ATGTCATCTTCCTTCACGAGTCTTCACATCACCGCGTTAGACGCGATAGTGAACGTGAACTCCCTTTTCACTCTCGCTGTCTTCGTAGGCCTAACGTGGAACCCTAACGATCCGGAGAACAATCTCAACTCCGATCCGGCGTGCGCTCCCACCGCCGCCATCGCCGAGAACCTCATCGCCTTCCACGTCTACTCCTTCAGCTCCTTTCTCTTCTCCAGCCTTGTCGCACTTGCGCTCAAGCAGGCTATTCGCCTCTCCCGCACCACCTCTTTCCACTACCCCGCCGCCGTCGAGCACCTCGTCGCGCACGTCAACCGCTCCTCCCTCCGCGTCGGAATGCTCGTCTCTGCTGTGGGATCCGTCTTTGGCTGCTCCTTTCTCATGCTTGCGCTTGTCAACGTCGCGCAGATAAAGCTTGGAACGCTTGCCTGCGGAAGCTCGCACACCTACGCCGCCGTCGTTCCGCTTCTCATCCTCGTCCCCATTGCGCTCCTCATCTACGCCTCGCTCGTTCTGTACGCTTTCACTCGCTAG
- the LOC108327597 gene encoding uncharacterized protein LOC108327597 isoform X1 produces the protein MSSSFTSLHITALDAIVNVNSLFTLAVFVGLTWNPNDPENNLNSDPACAPTAAIAENLIAFHVYSFSSFLFSSLVALALKQAIRLSRTTSFHYPAAVEHLVAHVNRSSLRVGMLVSAVGSVFGCSFLMLALVNVAQIKLGTLACGSSHTYAAVVPLLILVPIALLIYASLVLVQTVIMEVQKQKPLFYYKETTSPTSINLFRGWTVNKAYLTIWAFASAIYSCLKAASFIKKTSIYIRQVIFYNFLIIILLMIFNQCF, from the exons ATGTCATCTTCCTTCACGAGTCTTCACATCACCGCGTTAGACGCGATAGTGAACGTGAACTCCCTTTTCACTCTCGCTGTCTTCGTAGGCCTAACGTGGAACCCTAACGATCCGGAGAACAATCTCAACTCCGATCCGGCGTGCGCTCCCACCGCCGCCATCGCCGAGAACCTCATCGCCTTCCACGTCTACTCCTTCAGCTCCTTTCTCTTCTCCAGCCTTGTCGCACTTGCGCTCAAGCAGGCTATTCGCCTCTCCCGCACCACCTCTTTCCACTACCCCGCCGCCGTCGAGCACCTCGTCGCGCACGTCAACCGCTCCTCCCTCCGCGTCGGAATGCTCGTCTCTGCTGTGGGATCCGTCTTTGGCTGCTCCTTTCTCATGCTTGCGCTTGTCAACGTCGCGCAGATAAAGCTTGGAACGCTTGCCTGCGGAAGCTCGCACACCTACGCCGCCGTCGTTCCGCTTCTCATCCTCGTCCCCATTGCGCTCCTCATCTACGCCTCGCTCGTTCT GGTACAGACAGTAATTATGGAGGTGCAGAAGCAAAAACCATTGTTTTATTACAAGGAAACGACTTCACCAACTTCTATTAATTTGTTTCGGGGCTGGACAGTAAATAAGGCCTACCTTACCATATGGGCTTTTGCGTCAGCCATTTACTCGTGTTTAAAAGCAGCTTCATTCATTAAGAAAACATCTATTTATATTCGACAagtgatattttataattttttaataattattctattaatgatttttaatcaGTGCTTCTAG
- the LOC108327597 gene encoding uncharacterized protein LOC108327597 isoform X2, with amino-acid sequence MSSSFTSLHITALDAIVNVNSLFTLAVFVGLTWNPNDPENNLNSDPACAPTAAIAENLIAFHVYSFSSFLFSSLVALALKQAIRLSRTTSFHYPAAVEHLVAHVNRSSLRVGMLVSAVGSVFGCSFLMLALVNVAQIKLGTLACGSSHTYAAVVPLLILVPIALLIYASLVLSSSGDGGSSSNNGERYLTIILLL; translated from the exons ATGTCATCTTCCTTCACGAGTCTTCACATCACCGCGTTAGACGCGATAGTGAACGTGAACTCCCTTTTCACTCTCGCTGTCTTCGTAGGCCTAACGTGGAACCCTAACGATCCGGAGAACAATCTCAACTCCGATCCGGCGTGCGCTCCCACCGCCGCCATCGCCGAGAACCTCATCGCCTTCCACGTCTACTCCTTCAGCTCCTTTCTCTTCTCCAGCCTTGTCGCACTTGCGCTCAAGCAGGCTATTCGCCTCTCCCGCACCACCTCTTTCCACTACCCCGCCGCCGTCGAGCACCTCGTCGCGCACGTCAACCGCTCCTCCCTCCGCGTCGGAATGCTCGTCTCTGCTGTGGGATCCGTCTTTGGCTGCTCCTTTCTCATGCTTGCGCTTGTCAACGTCGCGCAGATAAAGCTTGGAACGCTTGCCTGCGGAAGCTCGCACACCTACGCCGCCGTCGTTCCGCTTCTCATCCTCGTCCCCATTGCGCTCCTCATCTACGCCTCGCTCGTTCT CAGCAGCAGCGGTGACGGTGGCAGCAGCAGCAACAATGGTGAAAGATATTTGACTATTATTCTGTTATTGTAG
- the LOC108327597 gene encoding uncharacterized protein LOC108327597 isoform X3, which produces MSSSFTSLHITALDAIVNVNSLFTLAVFVGLTWNPNDPENNLNSDPACAPTAAIAENLIAFHVYSFSSFLFSSLVALALKQAIRLSRTTSFHYPAAVEHLVAHVNRSSLRVGMLVSAVGSVFGCSFLMLALVNVAQIKLGTLACGSSHTYAAVVPLLILVPIALLIYASLVLSSGDGGSSSNNGERYLTIILLL; this is translated from the exons ATGTCATCTTCCTTCACGAGTCTTCACATCACCGCGTTAGACGCGATAGTGAACGTGAACTCCCTTTTCACTCTCGCTGTCTTCGTAGGCCTAACGTGGAACCCTAACGATCCGGAGAACAATCTCAACTCCGATCCGGCGTGCGCTCCCACCGCCGCCATCGCCGAGAACCTCATCGCCTTCCACGTCTACTCCTTCAGCTCCTTTCTCTTCTCCAGCCTTGTCGCACTTGCGCTCAAGCAGGCTATTCGCCTCTCCCGCACCACCTCTTTCCACTACCCCGCCGCCGTCGAGCACCTCGTCGCGCACGTCAACCGCTCCTCCCTCCGCGTCGGAATGCTCGTCTCTGCTGTGGGATCCGTCTTTGGCTGCTCCTTTCTCATGCTTGCGCTTGTCAACGTCGCGCAGATAAAGCTTGGAACGCTTGCCTGCGGAAGCTCGCACACCTACGCCGCCGTCGTTCCGCTTCTCATCCTCGTCCCCATTGCGCTCCTCATCTACGCCTCGCTCGTTCT CAGCAGCGGTGACGGTGGCAGCAGCAGCAACAATGGTGAAAGATATTTGACTATTATTCTGTTATTGTAG